Below is a genomic region from Mus caroli chromosome 13, CAROLI_EIJ_v1.1, whole genome shotgun sequence.
ATATTTTGGCACCCAACTTAAATGTGTTAACTTACACAGCAACTATAGTTTGAGGACTGGTTTGTAAAGCCTAATAAAGGCAGTTTGGGTcagggggtgtttttgtttgttgtgataATGTTGCttgattgtttgctttttgagacatggtctctttaTGCTCTTCCTGTTGATCTGGGAATGTTGATCTAGGAATATCGCGGAGCTCGTGATttttccctgagtgctgggacaatAGACCTAAATCCAGCACTTTGTACTCCCAAAtgccccacacatacacacaccatccaAACAACCACTGAACTGCTGAAGAGCCATTATATTCTGTTTTAAAACGTTTCTAAGTGAAAGTGTCAAACATACAGAAAAGTAGAGATCAGCGTGAAGAACTGTGGTCTGTTTGTCCATTCAAgggactggctgctcttgcagggaccCGGGTTtagttccaagcacccatatggcagctcacaagacTGTGACTCCGGTCCCatcctctcttctgacctctacaagcaCTACAAGATGCAAGCAAATAtccaaaaatacaataaaaatgttaaaactcaGATGTGGCACAGCACTGAAGCGTTTGACAATTGGACCAATTATTTATTTCAGTAGGCTGTGGCAGATTAGAACTCAGCTCAGAATTATGCTTgcctattaaaaaaatatttacttattttatgtatatgagtgctctatttgtgtgtatacttgccagccagaagagggcacgggatcccattacagatggctgtgagccaccatgtggttgctgggccttgaagtcagatcctctggaagagcagactgtGTCTTAACtgctggccatctctccagactccttCCCTTTTCACATAAGCTTAAGGTTTGGAGCTTGTTGTTCTGGGCAATAGAAAATGGATTGTTTGTTGGGGAGCTAGAAGAGTAGCTCTTAGAAGTGAAGTGTGATCTATAGAAACTAGGCCATGCTTGAAAACCTTGGACACTAAAGTCTTTGTTATTAgctttttgtctttgtattttcttgagatatttttaaagacagggtctctctatgtagacccAGAACACCGTGCAGACCCGTCCCTGTAGAATGCTGAGATTAAGGACTTCTCTCGGGCTTTCTTGTCCCCAGCTCTTTTGTGTCTTGAAGCCTGTGGCCTCCAAGGGAAGGTGGACCAGTCCACATCAGGTTTACTTGGGAAAAGGAGTCTGGCAGGCTTAGCTTGGGTGACCCTTATCACTACAGTAGACACTGCTGCTAGGGAGGCAGGCACTAGAGTTTAGGTATTGGGGCAAGCACTTTTCCCAAAaagaagagacatttttttttaagacttaggtatttatttgtatatgcatatgcaccatgtgtgtgcacatacatatccagaagaaagtatcagatcccctagacCAGGAatcataggcagttgtgagcatccCGTTATAGGTgtttcaggtcctctgaaagagcagcaaaggTGCTTTAGCCacggagacatctctccagacttaAAAGGagatatttgtttttcaaaaatacGGAAGCAGTTGTTGGGTGCACTGCCCCTTCTTGGAGGGAGGGCGCTTCCTCAGCCTAGGGTCTTAGGGTCTTTGCTGACAGGGCGGCTTGGAGAAGAGATAAGGAGAAgttgaggggagagagggagtcagTCAATGGTCAGGGGGATTTCGCAGCTCTGACTAGCTAGCAATCGGGCCTCTTCTGTGGCTCTGACTTATTAGAAATCAAGACATTTCTGCTGCTCTGACTGACGAGCAGCCATGTGCTTCTTTATACAAGTTTCAAAGACAGACTGACTAATGGTTACTCAAATGGAACAGATTATGCATTTGATCTTTTTCATTACATGTCCAGGGTTACAAGTTCAGttacaattagaaaatacaaacagaaccttattattattattattattactattattagcCCTGTTACTACAATTTAAAGAATCTAAAGAATATATCCTCCAAACCAAATACATTTATTATACGACAGCCTGCTTTTAGGCTAGCAGTGTTTTAACCActccagacaaacagaaaatatctgaacGGGTCTTTTTATAAATAGCAAACACTATATACCTAACTTCTTTTACTGTATGTTTCATTATCTATGCTATAAAGTATGAGAAGTTTATTTTAGTCAATCTATCTTACTGAGTTTGATTCCTTCAGAGATATAACCTGTAGGACCccgtgatggtttgtatatccttagaccagggagtggcaccatctgaaggtgtggccttgttggaataggtgtgacctggttggaatgggtgtgtcactgtgggtgtgggtataagatcctcaccctagttgcctggaggtcagtcttccactagcagcctttggatgaagacatagaactctcagctcctcctgcgccatgcctgcctggatactgccatgctcccaccttgatgataatggactgaacctctgaacctgtaagccagccccaattaaatgttgttttttataagacttgccttggtcatggtgtctgttcacagcagtaaagccctaactaagacaacccccTATCTTTAAACTATGTTTTCAGAGTTCCCTAAGCCTATAATAAGAGGCCTTGAATATGCAACCTATTCCCCTGGCCAGTCAGGGTTTGTTTACCCTGCACCATATACACTGGACAGATAGTCCAAGAAAGGTTCCTGGAGTAAGGGCCTCATCTAGCTATGTGCGTATCTGTGCTTAATGATCTCCAGGGCATAAGAAAGCCTTCCAAATAGCGGCCAGATAAAGATAACGTAAGAATTTTCCTAAAAAGACTcggatataattttttttcctcaggagaaaacataaaatgtatcATAATGCAGAAGTTCACAATCACCCAACACGCAGAGACCAAAAATCAAAAGTGAGAGAGAGGACAGCAGTGGCAGCAATCCTCTTAGCTTTGCTGGAACTGTGTCAAGTAACTGTGCTGGGGTCATGACTCTCGCCACTTCCAGTGGTGGTTATGGCTAAGCCAGTGCACAGATACAACGGATGTCCACGGTCCAATCATATACATCCTGAAGGAGTTCTTTAACTGCCTAGCCAGAATAAATAACATTCCATGAGCTTTCTGAAATTCTCCTTGGTACTGCATAAACTGTTTCTCCTATAAAACTGACTTTTTAATTTTGTCCAGACAGTATATTGTACGCCATGTAAGGGACACTATTTTTCTCTGCTGATATTGGTTGTTTACATATTATATTGTGATCCTGGCGTCCatatttttctttggtttctattttagGATGCAAGGAATGAGAACAAGGATTGCCTGTTGGTTCCTGATGGCTTTTACCATACTGACACAGCTTACGATGGCATCCAAAGTTGAAAAGACTCCTGCTTTACCACCGTGCTGTAGCACAGAATCCCTCATTTCCAGCATCGGTCTGGGGATCTTCTGCTTAGTAGCCGACAGACTTCTTCGGTTTCCCATAATTCAGCACAATGACTGGCTTCGCGCCCTCTCAGATAACATAGTACACGGAGTGATCGGCATGTGGTCGTGGGCAGTAGTCACTGGAATCAGGAAGAAGTCTGACTTTGGAGAAGTCCTTTTAGCGGGATTTTTAGCGTCTGTTATCGATGTCGACCATTTTTTTCAAGCTAGATCCCTATCTTTACAGGTAAGACGTCAGTGTAGTCAACTTTTCTGGCTTTAATGTCTTTGGTACTGCCCTGCTGATCTTTATAGCCATCATAAGCTAGAGAGAATGTCTTCCTTTAAAATAGGAATGCTAATTCATTCAACTTTTTTTGGGTGTCTACACTTCCCTAAAGATGCACAGAGACACATCGCTAATAAAAATTTGCTGTCACAAAGACCCATATAGACATAAGTAAGAACTATTAATTGTGCTGAGAGGTCCAGTGCTGGCCCATGGAGCAGCTGCTGAAAGTGAACGGTTGTTGCTCCTAGTCTTCCCGGGTCAGTGTTCTGTCTTCATAACCACACTTACACTCTCCTCTTACCCTTTATGTCTTACTGTGCATCTCCTGTGCATGCCATTGATGAATAGTTTTATAATTATTCTCATTCCTGGGGAATGACTTAAGTTGGTTTAACTTCTCCAGTCTTACTTAAGGccaaaaatattcatttcaacAGACTGGCTACAGTAGTCTCTGGTGGAAAAATCAAAAATCATATCAGGGCCTTCAAGTGTTTAGCTTTGTAATGACAAGTCTTGCAAAGTTAAACTAAACTTAAAATGGTATCTCagttaacattttctaaatattatatGTTCTAAATATCAAAAGATTTTCCTGCCTTTTATATGCTATGATTTACACACATTTCAGAAAAGGAGTGTAGGCTAAAAGCAAGGATTTTGCCTTGTTAGCCACTGTCCTGGTCCACCTAGTAGGTGTTCAGTAACTATCTGCCGACTGGTGGATAAAGTGTCACTTCTTCGTTTTGTCAGAATCAAAGTATGTGTCAGAGTCAGTCATTGACCCGGAAGCTCAGTCAGGAAGGAGGAATAACTGCTGATTCAAGATAAGTTTTTGCTTTTCCCCCTTTAAGGGAAAGTGAATATTCTACTCCCTCAGCTTCAGCATAGGGAACAATAACTTAAATAGCAAGAGAATCTTTCAAATGTTCGTAGGAAATTCTGAATGTCTTCATGGCTATAATAAAAGTTATAAGTTCTCCCTTTGTCCTGCATTAATGAAGGAATGTTTTATTTGCTGTGTGTATATACTCTTAGATGTTTCAAGAAGTTCTTAAAAAGCACAAATTATAGACTAGGAAGTGATGGAGTGAGGATGAGTCACAGACACAGGGTTGAGGCTGGACAGAAGGAAGAACTCCTAATGTCTATAGCACTGTAGTAGACGATGTCTGCTTCAGAGTAGCCAGAGAGTAGGAGTTGtattttcaacacacacacacacacacacacacacatgttaattGTTGAGGTGAAGGATATACCACTTACTCTAATACAACCATCACACTTTATATACATGTAGGAAATGTCACATTGACCTCCGTAGACATGTACACATATCATTTATCAATTAGAAACTTTAAAATAGGACTGGAAGGATGGCTCTATGATTAagagcagaggacctggttcagtttccaacacACAGGTGGCAGCTcgcaactgcctataactccagttccaggggacccaatgtccttttctggctcCAGGTCAAcaatacttatacacacatacacacataaagggAAAAAGTTAAATCTCAGGGGAAAAACAACTTTGAGTTGGGCTGGTAAGATAGCTCAGGAAGtaaagatacatacacataaataaatagaaatgtttttcattttgaatattatttaaaCCTTAATTACATAAATCACATGCTTAGGATAtaaattttttaagttaaaaaaactcgggaggcagaggcaggtggatttctgagttcgaggtcagcctggtctacagagtgagttccagtacagccaggactacacagagaaaccctgtcttgaaaaacaaaaacaaaaaacaaaaaagcaacaactCACTTTTACTTTAGAATACCATagagagtggaaagagaagccattGACTTGGAAACCATGTGTTAGGCGGGTCTgcggtgttgttttgtttgcattgCGGTTGTTGCTGAGTATGTTAAAATACTGAGAGGCAGCTGTGAGATTTGACAAAGGAGGAAATGATACTAGCAGCTCCTTCTCCCCTCAGGCCGCTTTGACTCTTCCGAGAAGACCTTTCCTTCACTGCTCCACTGTGATACCCATCACGGTCCTGAGTGTGAAGCTCGCCGTGCACTTGTTCAAGCTCAGAGACTCGTGGCGTTTTCTCCCGTGGATGATATTCCTTTCCTGGACCTCACACCATATCCGCGATGGAATCCGTCACGGCCTGTGGATATGCCCATTTGGAAAAACTCCTCCTTTGCCCTTCTCGTTTTATGTAATAAGCACATTGTCTCTGCCACACCTGTGCTCATTCCTGATGTATTTAACAGGGACCAGACAAACGATGTCTTCAAAATACGGAATGCGTATTGATGTCTGAGATGACCATATATATGGCTCTAAGAGAAGGAACTAGCTCAGATGATCCAATATTCAAGTGAAATTTATAAAACATAGGcactttatttagtttttacagTTTGTGTGCCCTCTTGTCTGCGAGCATGCTCAGTACTTGCGTGCCCCTCTTGTCCCGGAGCATACTCAGAGCCTACGCTTCTCTTTACGTGTAGCAGTACTTGATTTGCCCTCATTTCATGCTGGGTCCAGTGTTGTCGCTGCTTTGTCTGACATTACCCGTTTTGTCTCATTAACATGTAATGCATTGTCTAGACATCTGTCTTGACAACCAGTCCAAACCTGATCAAAAAGCTCAAAGTTCTGGATCACTAATTTATTtggatttatatttttctgagcCACTAAGACAAATGAAGAGggcaaaataaataagtttatgaTAAGACATAAGTCAAGGGCTAacaattatttcatatatgttgGTCCTGACTGAAGTAATgacattaaaatgttttgtgGATAGTAGTTATTGACGATATCTAAAATAATAGCATTAAATCTAAGTTATATTTTCAGAAACCAATTTAGGAAGTGATTATTATCACATTATCTGTAATTACATTCACCGAAATTCATGGGGGATGGTTAACGTCTTTGGCCAAGAATCTCATACTTTTCACTGATTTGGAAAACATGACtggatgtttaaaaatattcGTTGACAAAGAGCATTAACAAAGCAATAACTGGATCATCACTGaacttaaaacacaaaaacagtaATGAGCAAGGGCGTCGTTTCAGATGCAGACTGCTGACAGCCACTAAATCTGTGCCAGTGTGAACGGAGACTGTTACATACTAGCCTAGAAGAtgtatgaaattaattttttaaataatctctgtactgagaaataaaagacttttcaAAATAAAGTCGTTTTTGCTGGActttgctgtttcttttgttctttcagatCAGACGGTTCACACAACTGACCTTTCCTACAGAAGGAAGAGCATTGCTGGAAATGTTCCGTGTGAAGTTCCATATGAGTGTTATATTAATATCTTCTCCCAGAGCTCCTGCCTTCCTTTGTGGCATATATGATACCCATTTTcttaggattctttttttaacttaGAATTTGTAAGGCTAGTAGTTGTGTGCCTTGTTCTCCGGGGAAAGTTGATAACTCAGAACATGATGTCACAGCCAGACCAGGCCTCTGGCTTTACAGAGTTCTGTAGATTGTTGGAAAAGTTTGGGATCATTGGAgagtttttttcttattgttaaatAGGTTACAGTCTGTGATTTTATTCAGCCTGTTAGATCTTATAACCTATTATCATTCAATTTGGTTGGTATGATAGTAAGtacataaagaataaatttaattagATTTACTTTTAAACAGATGGTTTAGCAGGGTTATGGTGTCAcccacctttagtcccagtacccaggaggcagaggcaggtggatctccaagtctgaggccaacttgaactacagagcaagttccggaacaaccagggctatgcagagaaaccaaAAAGAATATCCTGTGTTAAGGGGGAAATCTGGTGTAAATATTGTGTGAATCTTTCTAAGTTGTAAAACCctatgtattctctctctctctctctctctctctctctctctctctctctctctctctctctctctcttcacattAAGCATAAGAACATCATTAAAATAGAAGAttttggtctacatagcaagccctggtacagccaggactacatagagagaccttgtctcaaaacaacaaaaagagagacCTTAAGAATGTCACCCTGGCAGTTTGGGGCTCATCTTTCTTTTGCTAGAATGAAAATTTACATAGACTGTTGTATTTCTGCAAATAATAACTAGAGTTTTAGGGTGGTTTATCTTAGTTGCTACCCTCACCCTCATAAAAGTCCCCTCTTTACATGAACGTTGTGGCATGACCTCTAGGACACCAACAACCAGCAGCCACCTTTTCCATGCTAACACTCCATTCTTGGTTCTACcaacaaaagaaatgtattgGCTCACCATTGCATTTGAAGGTTGGGTTCCATCTTGATGGCCTGTGCATCTTCCCCATCCTCTTCACATGGTCCCTTCGCTAGGGCTTCTCTCATCACTGATCCATCCTCCCAGGCTGCTCTTGGGCTCCTTAGGAATGCTATTCAcaccgggcaatggtggcacttacctttaatcccagtacttgggatgcagaggcaggaggatttctgagttcgaggccagcctggtctacagagtgagttccaggatagccagggctatacagagaaaccctgtctcgaaaaaccaaaaccaaaaccaaaaaaataaaaaaaagagtgctaTTCACACAGCTTATCCCTGCTGGCTTCAGGATGGTTCtgtccactccccacccccaccccctgccttgtCCCAGTGGGTACCGGGTTAGTTTTCAGAGAGCACCTGGTAAAAGCTCTGGCCCATGGCATGACTAGAGAAAAGAACGGGTTGCACAGAACACAGAGATGCCTGAATGTTAACGGTGTGTATTCTCCAAGAACAAAAGCTCAGCATTTTCATCTAGGACCATGTGCATTTGTGAGAGGAtgtattaaacacacacacacacccctacctcaaAGACATGATCTCCTTGTAGACCAGCCCAGACTTGACTGGATTAGCAGTTATTCCTACCCTGGCCTCTGAGTGTTGGAATAATAAGCTTGCAAACCCATGCCTGGCTTGGATATATCTTTTATATTAGGAGTTTCAGTTGGAGGACTTTGTCTCCTAAAGCTACAAAACAATGACTAAGGTCATTCAGTCCTGTGCCTTCCCTTCAAATCAGACAAGCCCAGTGATAGTTGATTACACTTTTACACAAGTTTAAATGATAATCTTAGTACTTTATGCCTTATGTACtccattataaataaaataacattttatttcatattactcATATATAAAGTCTGACTCTACAAAGTCTCATTTATGACATAACAGAGCTCTAAGATTCAGTGGCATCTTGCACAGTTTTACGGCAACTAGGCAAACAGTGGGATGATAAGTGGGTGATAGCCAAACCTCTGTGTATGCAGTTCTGTAAAAGCCTTTAGATACAACTTTGCTGTATTTGAGTGTGGTGGCCTTGTACATGTAAATAATGATGTATGTCACGGTGCATAGTAAATTTTCCCTCAAAAGTAAATTTGTTAGCCTAcccatatttaatataattacagCTATGATAAGGTGATAAAATGCAAATACTATAAGAAGTCTGCCCACCAATTAGCAGCATTGTCCAACTTGATGGTCTCATTGATGACTGGTTTAGGGACCTTGCTGTGGAGTTCAGCAAGCAAACACTTGAAAATAGTGCTGGTTCCTTCCCTGTGGGTACAGCTGGGTCTCCCTGGAAAAGTACAGAACTCAAAGCcattgtgtgtgttctgttttgtatattttgtgaCTTTTATAGATGTCAAGGTACAGGAGTGTAGGGCAGACAGAATTTACTAACTAGTATTTCCCTGTGTGTGATATGTTTCATAACTAAACATGTGCTGGACTTAATTCTGATGGCATCTGCAAACGTAGAAAGAGGTGGGTATGAATGTAGTTCTGAAATAAATTGAGAAACAATGTGTGGTTGGGACACTTTTCCTTCTCAGTCAAACCAAGATGGTTTATTTCAAATGTCACATTATGCTATGGAAATAATCATTTAAAGGGAAATCTCAAGACATTCTATGTAGTtagttaaaaatacaaaatttaaaggtAGATTTTTGAGTCCCTCCTAGCGGTCTTCTAAAGAATTAGTGATTCTCACTATTGTGAGAGGTGTGTAGAGACCTCCATGTCATTGCCAAAGGAAACCTGCTATTGTATTTAAAAGTACAAGCCACTTTACCCAGAAATTCCAATTCTAGGAAGTCACTGTAAAGAGCTAAGCATGTAAGCACAGAGGAAAGGTGACTTGAGAAGGCAAAAACCAAACAGGAACTCACCCGTCTTGGACTAGATGATCACTAGAAAATTAGTGCACAAACCTTGAAATAAATGCCTAGAGATTTAAATAGGTAAGCTTGATCCACGTGATCTAGGCAAAAATGTccatcttaaatatttaaaaattaagacaatCGTTAGGACAGTGTGATATCATTTTTGTAAAgctagcgtgtgtgtgtgtgtgtgtgtgtgtgtgtgtgtgtatgtgtgtgtaaacagtTATTActgaacaaatgaaataaatgatgaTAGTCCTTTCCAGAGTTGGAAAGCCATATGGGTCATGAGGAGTGTCTACCTGTATCGTGCTTTCCAATCAGCGAGTCTGCTGTCATATTCAGTGACAGAATTTCCATTTCCTACTATAAGCGAACTTTCAGGCTATGGAGGTTTGGCCTGACACCATCACCTGACACCCCAAACTCATCTGCTAGTACTATTTGTCCTAGTGGGCAGACATCTTTGATCAGCTGTTGCTTCCCCATTGCATTCAGTGCCTCTGTTGTGCACATACAACTATGTCTATTATCCAATGTACAATCAGACATTTATCAGACTCTAGCAATAGACCAAGCTGTCCCAAGTCACAAAGTCCATGGCAATTTCATTGACCTGAGAAATCCcttaattattttgatttattgtCATATTCAAAAGGATAAAACTTGACCGgccatggtggcatgtgcctttaatcccagctcttggtagacagagacagatggatctctgtgagttcaaggccagcctcatctacataggtCCAGGCCAAATTTCCAGATAAAACTTGAAATAGTTATAGATTTTCACCCTATTCTGTTGGAGGTATGGCTTTTTTCTTCCCACAAAAGGAAAACCTGCACATGGATTTATGTGAGGCCCCAGCAGAGTTCAGGCAACAGTGCCCCAGCTTAGCAGATCAAATTTCAAACTTGACACTTGTTTCTAAGCTCACCACTGATAAGAGGAGCATAGACCCGCTGTATGTGAGTGAGCTGTGACAGCATTCTCCCAAGAGAGAAATTCCTTTTAATAACTAACCtccaggggctggcgagatggctcagcgggtaaaagcactgactgctcttccaaaggtcctgagttcaaatcccagcaaccgcatggtggctcacagccatccgtaatgagatctgacgccctcttctggaatgtctgaaaacagctacagtgtacttacatatgataaacaaataatctttaaaaaaaaaaaaaaactaacctcCAGAGTTAAGTTGTACTTTGAATAATTATTCCAAGATATTGTCATCAATATTATCCCCTGGTCGGTTGGTCAGTCGGTCagtctgttggtctgtctgtctgtctctttccttccttctttcccccccccccccaagacagaatttctgtgtgtatccctggctgtcctggaactccctctatagaccaggctggcctcagatccacagagatctacctgcctctgcctcccaagtgctgggacttcCAGGGTGTGCCACTGTCATCTGCCTTCCTTGGGACTATGATGCATTCTGTGCTTCACTTTGAAAGAGGCTGATTTATATGCCTCGTATCACTGTTAACGCTGGCAGCACAGACTATATAACCCCAGAGTTGCCTGAACAGGAGGAGGATGTCAGATGGAGCCCCGCACCACCATAAGGTGGTCCTCCTTGGATCTCTGCAGAGGCATTCAAAGAAAACCCTGCTCTAAGGTCACAAACCCTTCATATTCATTTGAATTGATCTGAGCCCTGCTTGTGTTCCCAAGTCATAAAGGATGACAACATcatgaacagaaaggaaagaaagtccaCTTGGTTGATACTAAATGAAGCCTAAAGAACAGAATAGAACAGAATAGTTACTATataacaatctctctctctctctctctctctctctctctctctctctctctctctctctctctctctctgtgtgtgtgtgtgtgtgtgtgtgtccctccatAACACTGGGAAAGTACGTACTCCTGAGAGACTGTAAAATCCCCTCGTTTgtgcagaggttcagtctgtgCAGAGTCCTCTGTAAACACTAGTTTACAGCTAATTGactagtttttggttttggtttgtttttcccaTAATTGTCTCAGTGTTGAACCTTATTCCCCTTCAAACTGTGACTCTGGTGTTCCCTGAACTTCTAACCTGATAGGCACAGGCTGCTTTTGTGCAATCCAGCCTCCACAGAAGGGGACTTGGGCTGCAGGCCAACTCTTCTGAAAAGATAATTactcagc
It encodes:
- the Tmem267 gene encoding transmembrane protein 267, whose translation is MQGMRTRIACWFLMAFTILTQLTMASKVEKTPALPPCCSTESLISSIGLGIFCLVADRLLRFPIIQHNDWLRALSDNIVHGVIGMWSWAVVTGIRKKSDFGEVLLAGFLASVIDVDHFFQARSLSLQAALTLPRRPFLHCSTVIPITVLSVKLAVHLFKLRDSWRFLPWMIFLSWTSHHIRDGIRHGLWICPFGKTPPLPFSFYVISTLSLPHLCSFLMYLTGTRQTMSSKYGMRIDV